The region AATGTTGGTGGTGCGGCTTTTTACTTAGACTCCTTCCTTGCTGATTTTTCTACAACAGGAGATTATCTGTAGTCAGTTGTCCTTTAGAAAGCAAACTGTTCCTTTTAGAAAATATAGTATATGGATTATGCCTTAccctgtggataggtgatgacGTGCTGATTAATGGGGGTCCGACTGTTGGGTTATGCTCCAATCCTGAGAATGGGCCTCTGCAGAGCCCCATCTGAATGGAGCGGCAATTGGCCGTATGCACcaacgctccattcattctctatgggactgccgggAATAGGTGAGCGTGTACTCTCTCGTAGACCATGAATGGAGCCGTGGTGCATATGTCCAATCACCACTCCGCCATTCAGATGGGGCTCTGCAGAGCACGATTCCAGGGACTGTAGGATATCCCAGCGCTCGGACCCCTTGCTGATATCATGTCACTCCATCGGATGGGTGATAACACTTCCAATATTGATTAAGATGTTTATTGCTTTTCCTGCCTGTAAAGCGCTGCTAAATATGTTAGTGAAATACTTGTTTAATGAACTCCGGATACAATATTATTTTACTATTTTGTAGGAACTGGAGCAATACAAAAGGAATGCTGACAAGTCATGGAAATCGATGAGTCTCGGACTCCACACACGATAAATTAATTATTTATTACGTTcaggttattattttttttatataaatttgtgatcaaATAAAAACGTGTATGTTTTACATGTAAATACAATAAAATAGTATAAACACCATAATGATTAAGTTGCTTTGTCGAATACGCATTGAGTTTTAATAGGAGCCCATCCTTAGAGGGAACCTGGACTGTCCCCAaaagctattaacttgcagatatggggttaatctgtaggttaatattATTAAAATGGTAATTCTGTACAGATATGCTAGTAGAGAGCGAGCTGTCAAAGTGCGGGGGCGTGGTTACATCCGCCGCCCACTAAATACTGTGTAGTGACTGAAGCCCcgcttctatgactgaaagccggcggctcctgggaggaataaaATACATCTACCCCCGCAGCTGAGCTTTCAGAAAGCATCCAGGGTAATCTGCAGGTTCATGCCATTTTAAgacctgacaggctccctttaaagggaatatatcaccTTGTTTATTTTACTAATTAAAgagttttttttctatttgtttttattCATTGATCGTCTTTGGTTGGATTGTATTTTTGGTTCTTTTGTTTGTTACATATTTATTAGGGCAGTGATGTCCGAGTTTCAGAGACTTGCTTCACTTCTAACACCTTTTCATACAATAAAGATGGCTGCTGATTCTGCCTCCGAGTGTACACAGCACAAGCTGAAAAGTGATCTCTAGAAAACAGGGAGTGTCCTCTTTTTATATAGTTATtggcatgtaaaaaaaaataattttaatgcaAGGATTTGCCTGTTCATTATCTATTCCTGATTGTATGAtctgccttaggctatgtgcacacgttcagaatttcttgcagaaatttcctgagcaaaaccggacattttctgcaagaaatctgcatgcgtttttttgtgcgggttTTTTGCATATTTTCCGaagatttcccaatgcaatgatagtgggaaatctgcaaaaatccgcaaaattaatgaagatgctgcgttttttaccgcgatcgtTTTTTTCGcctaaaaaaagcatcatgtgcacaaaaattgcggaatacattctaaatgatgggatgcataatgtatgcatttttgtatgcgtttttatagcgaaaaaaccccgaaaaatccgcaaggtgtgcacacagcctaactttGGAAAGTGCACATGATGGTTTGCCACAAAGTGAAATGTCAGTGCTGTAAAACTTTTCTCCTGGGATGGCAGCACATTGTAGAATTAGACCAAGGCTTTACTATATAGCACGGTTTCTGGTTCCAACATGACTTTTATCTGGCATTTTCACTAGTTTTACCCTCTGCAGATTCTCTCTAATTTAGTGGTGGCGTTAGTGAGCGGAGGCTAGCTGCATTGATGCCTCTcgttcacagcacacacagacatgacggATTCCTGCTCCCCTGTCTCTGTGTAGCACATAGATAGAAGCAGAagtatggaggacattatagagcagtactgagctgtgtggctgtgaattcAGCACCAAAGTTTGCTAGAAGCTGCAGCTTGATCTGTTTGCGTTCTCATTGCGCTGCATGCTCCTTACTTCTCCCTCTTCTCCTCTCCAGAGGCTTCAGTTTGCTCTGCATCCTAACACTTACCTGCATTTGCAGTCCCTCTgccctggctgcagcaggagcctctccctctGCCCTGGctacagcaggagcctctccctctTCCCTGGctacagcaggagcctctccctctTCCCTGGctacagcaggagcctctccctctTCCCTGGctacagcaggagcctctccctcttccctggctgcagcaggagcctttcCCTCTGCCATGGCTGCAGCAGAAACCTCTCCCTCTgccctggctgcagcaggagcctttgccttggctgcagcaggagcctctccctctgccctggctgcagcaggagcctctccctctGCCCTGACTGCAGCACAAGCCTTTCCCTCTgccctggctgcagcaggagcctctctctCTGCCCTGGCTGCAGCAGGAACCTCTCCCTCTGCCCTGGCTGCAGCAGGAACCTTTCCCTCTGCCCTGGATGCAGCAGGAGTCTCTCCCTCTGCCCTggatgcagcaggagcctctccctctGCCCTggatgcagcaggagcctctccctctGCCCTGGATGCAGCAGGAGTCTCTCCCTCTGCCCTggatgcagcaggagcctctccctctGCCCTGGCTGCAGCAGGAACCTTTCCCTCTGCCCTGGCTGCAGCAGGAACCTTTCCCTTTGccttggctgcagcaggagcctctccctctGCCCTTACTGCTTTAGGAGGACTGGAAAACTAAACTCTACACCATTAAAAATGGGAGATTTGTAGACCGTTACCGTGTGTACTGATTGACACATAGCCAAATTTATCTTTTTGTTCACCTTTCTCATTCATTTCTAGGTTCAGCGTTCCTTTATTAGCAGCAGTAATGAAATGTAGCACGATCACAATCCCAGCGATTTGCCCACAGAGGCCTATCTACGAACCAAAATGTCTCTTATTTTGAAACATATTATGCAGCCAATGACCATCGCAGGAACAAAGGCGTAGAGCATGAGAAAGTCAAACGTGATTCTGGAAGGAGCTCCCGGGTACGTGCTCTCAATGAAATCATTGCCATTAGTGAACGGACAGTGACTGTTGGGTTCTGTATTGTTTGCTCCTCCTGTGGAAAAGAAATATTACAGAATAATAACTGAGAAATGTTCTTCAATAGATTACTGCAGTCAGTGTGTCCTGAAACTAAAGTATCTAATCAACCATTTATCTTTTATCTGCTGGTTATTAAACACTATAAGGACAGAAGTATTGGGTCATTGATTTTAGGTTTTTCTTTCAGCCCCATTGCCCCCGATGTATAATGTCCGGTCCCCCCCCACCATGCCGTTTACCTATACTAATGCCGTCGACTAAAGAGCTCCCTGATACCAGCGCGATCCTCTAATAGGAGCCACCGGTGTAACAAGTCATGGGCAGAGGCCAGAAAAGTCATCAATGTTCTGCTGATTCCATAACTGATAAGTCCAAACCTCCTCTGGtagtaacatcagcacaaacactgtgccCCTGCCGGGAGCTTCATGTCCAAAGAGCAGCattcagccttacatcaccaagcacaatgccaagtgtcaGATGTAGTGGTGTAAAGCCACCATCACTGGATTTCTTTATCAGGCATCTGATAGATGAGTTTCGTCTTGGTTAATGCCAGGAGAACGTTATCTGCCTGACCGCCTTATGCCAGCTGTAAAGCTTGGTAGAGGAGGGATAATACTATGGGATCATTTCTCAAGGGTCGGCCACAGTCCCTTTTTCCGGTGAAGGTAAATTTTCATAGTTTAAACTTccaaagacattttggacaattgtatctTCCAACAGTTTGGggaaacagtttggggaagaccattttttttgttccctATGACTATGCCCAATGCACAAAGTCCAGAAAGGCATGACTGGAGGAGTTTGATGTAGAAGAACATAAATGACCGCATAGAGCTCGGAtctcaaccccatccaacaccaTGGGATGAACTAGAATGGAGATTCTCCTCCAACATCAGTGTTTGGCCTCACaagtgctcttctggatgaatgagCAAAAATtccacagacacctccaaaatcttatAGACAACCTTCCCAGAAGAGTGTAAGTAACATTATGTCCAACATGTTATGGACAATATTACCATCGAAAGCCAAATGGCTCCTGTTGATGGAGACACATCAGTCCTCCATCAGAACCCTCATTATCCTCATAGTCTTTCCATCTCTATAAGTAAAGCGACTGACCAGAGAGATTCAGTCTGTACATAATACATATTTACTTCCTATCTCttgatacatacagttaggtccatatatatttggacagagacaacatttttctaattttggttatagacattaccacaatgaattttaaacaaaacaattcagatgcagttgaagttcagactttcagctttcatttgagggtatccacattaaaattggatgaagggtttaggagtttcagctccttaacctgtgccaccctgtttttaaagggaccaaaagtaattggacaattgactccaaggctatttcatggacaggtgtgggcaatcccttcgttatgtcattctcaattaagcagataaaaggcctggagttgatttgaggtgtggtgcttgcatttggaagggttTGCTGTGAaggaaacatgcggtcaaaggagctctccatgcaggtgaatcaagccatccttaagctgcgaaaacagaaaaaacccatccgggaaattgctacaatattaggagtggcaaaatctacagtttggtacatcctgagaaagaaagaaagcactggtgatctcatcaatgcaaaaagacctgggcacccacggaagacaacagtggtggatgatcgcagaataatctccatggtgaagagaaaccccttcacaacagccaaccaagtgaccaacactctccaggaggtcggcgtatcaatatccaaatctaccataaagagaagactgcatgaaagtaaatacagagggttcactgcacagtgcaagccaatcataagcatcaagaagaaaaaggctaaaaaacatctaaaaaagccagcacagttctggaagaacattctttggacagatgaaaccaagatcaacctctaccagaatgatggaaagagaaaagtatggtgaaggcgtggtacagctcatgatccaaagcataccacatcatctgtaaaacacggcggaggcagtgtgatggcttgggcatgcatggctgccagtggcactgggtcactaatgtttattgatgatgtgacacaggacagaagcagccaaatgaattctgaggtcttcagagccgccataccgtgtgctcagatccagccaaatgcagccaaactgattggtcgttgtttcatactacagatggacaatgacccaaaacataaagacaaagcaacccaggagtttattaaatcaaagaagtggaatattcttgaatggccaagtcagtcacctgatctcaacccaattgagcagcatttcacttgttaaagactaaacttcagacagtaaggcccacaaacaaacagcaactgaaaaccatcacagtgaaggcctggccgagcatcaaaaaggaggaaacacagcgtctggtgatgtccatgagttcaagacttcaggcagtcattcccaacgaagggttttcaaccaagtactaaaaatgaacattttatttaaaattattgaatctgtccaattacttttggactctttaaaatcagggtggcacatgttaaggaactgAAATTCCTAAacgcttcatccaattttaatgtggataccctcaaatgaaagctgaaagtctgaacttcaactgcatctgaattgttttgtttaaaattcattgtggtaatgtctataaccaaaattagaaaaatgttgtctctgtccaaatatatatggacctaactgtatatttattATCAATAAGAACCTATACAATTTACTATAACTCACCGCAAGTGAACTCCAAGTCTTGGAACTCATTCACCACCATAAGTTCACATGAATATCTCTGGTAGGTGATATAGCTTAGGAGCTGGAACACCCGAGGCATTTCTTGTAAACTCCTGAAATAAATATGTACAGTAAGGATTTTCTCTTCATTTTGGGTATTATTAACCCCTTTGCACCACAGCCTGTATTGGTGTTTCTGACCAGGCCCAATTGTTCAAATCTGATATGTCACTTTATGTTGTAATTACTCTGGAAGGCCTCTGCATATCCCAGTGATACCgagaatgtttttttcgtgacacattgtactttaggtTAGAAATACATTTAGGATAGTATGAGCACAAGGGCACAGTTTATTGCACAACAGAGGGACTGATCTACACAGTAAAGGTGTGACTTGTTTACAGGCGAAGTTCCCAATATGAATATATGCTTAGATTaaatttgggggtgacagactccctttaaatgattagcaccaatttctcattttttaaagGACATTTCCAGCATTTATTTAATTTAGAAGTAACTGTGAGGGACCTACAGTGGCAAAAAgaattatttgatacactgctgattttgcaaggtttcccatctacaaagaatggagagatctgtaattgtcATTGCAGAGACAGagactgtaagagacagaatctaaaaaaaaatctagaaaatcaaattgtatgatttttacatatttcATGCTGTGAAATGCAAATtaaactttgtttgcaattacagatgtttcctgtagtactTGACtacgtttgcacacactgcagcagggattttggcctactcctccatacagatcttctccagatctttcaggtttcggggctgtcgcttggtaacattgagtttcagctccctccaaagattttctattgggttcaggtctgaagactggctaacccactccaggaccttgaaattcttcttacggagccactcctttgttgaccTGGCAGTGTGTTTCagttcattgtcatgctggaagacccagccatgagccatcttcaatgctcttacggagggaaggaggttggtgGCCAAAATcctgtgatacatgaccccattcatcctcccttcaatatggtgaagttgtcctgtcccctttgcagaaaagcacccccaaagtatgatgtctcccccaccatgcttcacggttgggatgatgttcttggggcTGTACttattcttcttcttcctccaaacattgctaatggagttgatactaaaaagttgtgttttggtctcatctgaccacatgaccttctcccatgcctcctctataTCATCCAGAtgctcattggcaaacttcaaacgggcctggacgtgTGCTTGTGTGAGCAGGGGAGCTTGTGTGCCctgtaggattttaatccatgacggcgtagtgttttactaacggtaatgtttgagaccggTACCAGCtgccttcaggtcattgaccaggtcctcctgtctaGACCTGGGCTGATTccggacctttctcagaatcaaccTTACCTCACGAGACGAGATCTTGCAAGGAgctccagactgaggaagattgacagtcatcttttgtttcttccattttctaataattgcgccaacagttgttgccttctcatcaagcgtcttgtctattgtcctgtagcccatcccagccttgtgcaggtctacaattttgtccttggtgtacttagacagctctttggtcttggccatggtggagaggttggagtgttattgagtgtgtggacaggtgtcttttaaacaGGTAACGAGTTAAagtaggtgcaattaatacaggtaatgagtgcagagtaggaggcttcttaaagaaaagctaacaggtctgtggagccagaattcttgctgattggtaggtgatcaaatatttatttcatggaataaaatgcaatttaattatgtaaaaatcatacaatgagattttatggtttttatttttagtttctgtctctcagagttgaagtgtacctacgataaaaattacagacctctccattctttgtaggtgggaaacctTGCAAAatgggcagtgtatcaaatacggtacttattttccccactgtgaaaGGCAAAGCTGTGAGCTTGGATTTATTAAACTGTCGAAGTGCACAAGTCTCTTGTTCTGGCTATCAGTGGGGTCTCAGTTGTGAGACATCACCGATCTAAAAATGATCACTAATTCTAagtgcaggaaagatatatatcttggtaccgtgttagccagtagatagaaaaatatttagaattgagagtcctcagtggttgattccttttaatggctaactgaaaagatggtaacgaattgtaagctttcgagactactcaggtctcttcatcaggcaaagactaaaagaaattctgaagaatcacatatttatgcacaacatagcacagagaataaagaaaaaaaaaaaacatggataagacaggtggcatgaagcagaattaccaagagtgataaacagttctgtccataaatattgggccagttcttaaatAGGGAGTGttgtattgtcctctgattggggtctggttctgttgtgatgaccccacatggtctgaggggcaagttccttagttgatgtaaaaagacaaatccatgcgacacattcattcctgcagtgagactgtcaaaggtcatcatcggttttacatcaactaaggaacttgcccctcagaccatttggggtcatcacaacagaaccaaccccaatcagaggacaataaaacattccttatctaagaactggcccaatatttatggacataactgtttatcactcatggtaattctgcttcatgtcacctgtcttatccatgttttttttgttttttttctgtgctatgttgtgcataaatatgtgattcttcagaatttgtattagtctttgcctgatgaagagcccTGAGTACTCTCGAAAGctcgcaatttgttaccatcttttcagttagccattaaaaggtatcaaccactgaggactctcaaatctaaatatttttaatTCTAAGTGATAATTTTTGTAGGCTGCAGTACTGCTATAATTGACTTTGTAAAAAAGATTTATAATGCCATTACATGGAATTTCACCTTAATAGTCCTGACCCAACAAGGATCCCAGCGATGTTCAGCAAGGCTACTCCAGCATTGACAATATTAGGGTTGTCCACGATCCCAAGGACGGCAAGAGCGAGGAATTCACCCATCAGATGTGGAGCAAAAGCTGCACCCAGAAAAACTCCGAACCTCACGATCTCTGGATTTAGTCCTACTACCCTGCGGTACAAGTATAAAGTCAGACGATGACTATATGTAAGTTGTATGCTTCAGATTTAATGTTTATGCAGAACGTATGGGAAAAAAACCCCAACAACTTACCAATAAATGAAAGCTCCAAATATGACAATGCTGAGGAAGCTGAATGGAAGGACGTGGAAAACATAAGCCAGAAGCATCTGCCACTTCTGATATAAACCATCCTTGCTCTCCTGGTCGCTGATCGCACGTAGAGCTGGGACTGTACAAGTGACAGAGACACATTTACTGATTGTATTAAATGGGATTCTGGAAAAAACACATTAGTGACTTGTCCAGGTCCTCCTGAGACCCCAACTGATTCAAGTGATGGATTTGGGCTGAGCTGCTGTACCATTGACCGTGCCGCAGTGCCTTCATAACAGTGATTGGAGCTCTAAAGCACCTTCGTTCTCGTGATCAATGAGGGTCCTAGGGTCAGACCCCCACCTATCATAAATGCTGATGGCCTTTTTTTAGGGAACGGAcatctgtgtttttttcttttaaacccCAATCAGGCTTTATACACAAGGAAACAGCATTGTACTTGTGGGTTGTTGAAGTGTAACCTCTTATGAAGCCATACTTGCCAAGTTTACCAATTTACAATGGACAATTCTTTTCAAAAGGAGTGTCTCTTATGCTAACCCTGCCCCAAAGCGAGTGGCTTTTTTACATTCAGCCGCCATAGGACCTGATTTTAGTATTTCCAGGTGTCGGACTCCCACTGATCTGATAGTGGTGATCTCTCTGAGGGATGAAGTCATCAATATCGAGGTGTATGGCAACGCCTTTAAAATGTTGGTAAGCATGTAAAGCTACAACCTAAGTATAAAACATCAGCTACTCACATAATGCGACTGCATTCAGCAGCCCTGTGTAGGACGTTCCTCCCAGACACTGATAAATGATTCCCACACGATCCTGCACGGCTCCTTTTAGTACATCGTTATTTAAGCGAATgagaaaaaatgcaataaaaagtgcaaATATTAAATTTTGGGAAAGACGCATGATAATGCCAATCTTATTCCTGGAAAGATTTCTTACAGTTCTCCTATAGATAAAAAGTAAAAGAGACAAAGTATTATTTATGTTATTTAGTAAAATACAATATTTTAATGAGACTgctcaggttaaaaaataaacacattttcaTATACCTAATTAAAGAATTCTGAGATATTAAAGGGGGATCACTGTGTAATACCACATTTCCCCTGTAGAGGCAGTGTAGTGAAATGGAACACCACAGATAATATCATTTATGGGGATCCTTGCAGGGGGAACACCTGTGATAAAGCTAGGACTGACCCACAGCAAAACCGGGGAATCTCCTGGTAGGCCCCTCACATGAGCAGCGCTTGGCACAGTACATTGAGTTTTTGAGGAAGACAAATCTAAAAaacaaaaatccgatataaaacgcTAAATACCGGACCTGAATAAGACCACAAGCTTGGATATTGCATTTGGTGTCTCTTTCCGCTTAAAAGGAATCTTTTGCTGCTCTTTGGATTTTTTTGATGAGTCGATATACTCCAGCGTGGTCTGAAACTGCTCCGAGTCTCTGTAGGCGCCTATGATGGCGTGCACCCTGCCGTATGTTTCCATTTCACGCTCTTTGGTCCTCGTGTCCACGGAGGTAAGGTCCACTAGAGAGAAGAATTTAAAGAATTAGACATTTTTACTAAATAGATCCTGAGAAAAAGCAACACTTAAGAGAAAATGCTAATGACTGTCACTTCAGGtggcttttcagaataagctgtcctaTGTGTGTACACGAAGAATAACATTATTTCTGACCATTATATGACTTAGATCCTGCATGTGTGGATCAGTTTTCTCCATGTGTATCTCTGATTCTCTTATTCTCCAAAAACGTCTATAAAaagctgtaatctgatctctcagtgagcTGAAATCTGTCTACACTGAAGTCGGATTAGAGCAGTGATTTCAAAGAATAATAAGCAGAAAAATAATTACTTTTCTTTGataagatacagttaggtccatatatatttggccagagacaacgtttttctaattttggttatagacattaccacaatgaattttaaacaaaacaattcagatgcagttgaagttcagactttcagctttcatttgagggtatccatattaaaattggatgaagggtttaggagtttcagctctttaacatgtgccaccctgtttttaaagagaccaaaagtaattggacaattgactccaaggctatttcatggacaggtgtgggcaatcccttcattatgtcattctgaattaagcagataaaaggcctggagttgatttgaggtgtggtgcttgcatttggaaggtttttctGTGAAGTaatcatgcagtcaaaggagctctccatgcaggtgaaacaagccatccttaagctgcgaaaacagaaaaaaaacatccgagaaattgctacaatattaggagtggcaaaatctacagtttggtacatcctgagaaagaaagcactggtgaactcatcaatgcaaaaagacctgggcgcccacggaagacaacagtggtggatgatcgcagaataatctccatggtgaagagaaaccccttcacaacagccaaccaagtgaccaacactctccaggaggtcggcgtatcaatatccaaatctaccataaagagaagactgcatgaccgtaaatacagagggttcactgcacggtgcaagccactcataagcatcaagaataaaaaggctagactggactttgcta is a window of Ranitomeya variabilis isolate aRanVar5 chromosome 2, aRanVar5.hap1, whole genome shotgun sequence DNA encoding:
- the ABCG5 gene encoding ATP-binding cassette sub-family G member 5 isoform X2, which gives rise to MDDGEDTSTMIAERGSNCSISVSNICYTVSERVGPWWDVQSYYNKWTRQILRDVSFYVESGQIMAILGNSGSGKTTLLDAISGRIGHKGTLVGEVHVNGSQLKKEQFQDCFSYVLQVDSVMAELSLTHVADTVIGGRVFNGISSGERRRVSIAGQLIQDPKIILLDEPTTGLDSMTANHIVLLLSQLARKDRIVIISIHQPRSELFKIFDRIAIMSCGELIFCGKPQEMISFFDDCGYECPEHSNPFDFFVDLTSVDTRTKEREMETYGRVHAIIGAYRDSEQFQTTLEYIDSSKKSKEQQKIPFKRKETPNAISKLVVLFRRTVRNLSRNKIGIIMRLSQNLIFALFIAFFLIRLNNDVLKGAVQDRVGIIYQCLGGTSYTGLLNAVALFPALRAISDQESKDGLYQKWQMLLAYVFHVLPFSFLSIVIFGAFIYWVVGLNPEIVRFGVFLGAAFAPHLMGEFLALAVLGIVDNPNIVNAGVALLNIAGILVGSGLLRSLQEMPRVFQLLSYITYQRYSCELMVVNEFQDLEFTCGGANNTEPNSHCPFTNGNDFIESTYPGAPSRITFDFLMLYAFVPAMVIGCIICFKIRDILVRR
- the ABCG5 gene encoding ATP-binding cassette sub-family G member 5 isoform X1, with the protein product MDDGEDTSTMIAERGSNCSISVSNICYTVSERVGPWWDVQSYYNKWTRQILRDVSFYVESGQIMAILGNSGSGKTTLLDAISGRIGHKGTLVGEVHVNGSQLKKEQFQDCFSYVLQHDSLLPYLTVRETLTYTAMLSLQKHSKEAIRNKVDSVMAELSLTHVADTVIGGRVFNGISSGERRRVSIAGQLIQDPKIILLDEPTTGLDSMTANHIVLLLSQLARKDRIVIISIHQPRSELFKIFDRIAIMSCGELIFCGKPQEMISFFDDCGYECPEHSNPFDFFVDLTSVDTRTKEREMETYGRVHAIIGAYRDSEQFQTTLEYIDSSKKSKEQQKIPFKRKETPNAISKLVVLFRRTVRNLSRNKIGIIMRLSQNLIFALFIAFFLIRLNNDVLKGAVQDRVGIIYQCLGGTSYTGLLNAVALFPALRAISDQESKDGLYQKWQMLLAYVFHVLPFSFLSIVIFGAFIYWVVGLNPEIVRFGVFLGAAFAPHLMGEFLALAVLGIVDNPNIVNAGVALLNIAGILVGSGLLRSLQEMPRVFQLLSYITYQRYSCELMVVNEFQDLEFTCGGANNTEPNSHCPFTNGNDFIESTYPGAPSRITFDFLMLYAFVPAMVIGCIICFKIRDILVRR